The following coding sequences are from one Nitrosopumilaceae archaeon window:
- a CDS encoding UbiX family flavin prenyltransferase produces the protein MRLIIGITGSSGILYGIRMLEVLKKYNVEIHLIMTEWAKKCLVLETEYDFKYVRSLADHYSDDSNMAASISSGTHRTDGMIVIPCSMKTLSSIANGYEETLVARAAGVTMKESRKLILVPRETPVTSIHLENMLKLARIGVIILPAMPGFYNRPKTIDDVLNHIVGKCLDQFDIDHDLFKRWETT, from the coding sequence ATGAGGTTAATCATAGGCATCACTGGTAGCTCGGGTATCCTTTATGGAATAAGAATGTTAGAAGTTTTAAAGAAGTATAACGTTGAAATTCATCTAATCATGACAGAGTGGGCAAAAAAATGTCTTGTTTTAGAGACAGAATATGATTTCAAATATGTGAGATCTCTTGCAGATCATTATTCTGATGACTCTAACATGGCTGCTAGTATTTCAAGTGGAACCCACAGAACAGATGGAATGATTGTAATTCCATGCAGTATGAAAACACTTTCAAGTATAGCAAATGGTTATGAAGAAACCTTGGTTGCAAGAGCAGCTGGAGTTACGATGAAAGAATCAAGAAAGTTAATACTTGTTCCACGTGAAACACCAGTTACGAGTATACATCTGGAAAATATGTTAAAACTTGCAAGAATAGGAGTGATCATCCTACCTGCAATGCCAGGATTCTACAATAGACCAAAAACCATAGATGATGTACTAAATCACATTGTTGGAAAATGTCTTGATCAATTCGATATCGATCACGATTTGTTCAAACGATGGGAAACTACCTAA
- a CDS encoding Hsp20/alpha crystallin family protein, producing MASYKNRYSNDKSLDFIIPLMVLLFLGAVYIMSLRASEGYVSFILIGVTAAIMIYWVRVLKKMTKDTQPQYTTKESDTKNWVYDLIKGDQELVFVAEVPGPEDQVTVRLIDSILYIRGSSKFSKEVPIEATPDMGIHDFKYRNGVLTLRIKKLEAL from the coding sequence TTGGCAAGCTATAAAAATAGATATTCAAATGACAAATCTCTTGATTTTATAATACCACTAATGGTATTGTTATTTCTTGGAGCAGTATACATTATGTCTTTAAGAGCTTCAGAAGGATATGTTAGTTTTATTTTGATAGGCGTTACAGCTGCCATTATGATTTATTGGGTGAGAGTATTAAAGAAGATGACAAAGGATACACAGCCACAATATACTACGAAAGAAAGTGATACAAAGAATTGGGTATATGACTTGATAAAAGGAGATCAAGAATTAGTATTTGTAGCAGAAGTACCAGGACCAGAAGATCAAGTTACAGTCAGATTGATTGATAGCATTTTATACATAAGGGGATCAAGTAAATTTTCTAAAGAAGTTCCTATAGAAGCCACTCCAGATATGGGAATTCATGATTTCAAGTACAGAAATGGAGTTCTAACATTAAGAATTAAAAAATTAGAGGCTCTTTGA